The Flavobacterium sp. M31R6 nucleotide sequence TCTTCAGTTAATTGAAACCGATATGACTATCTTTTTTAGAAATCTTGGTAGTGTTCAAAAAGAGGATTCGACCGAAATTGCTTTGGATAAAATCAAAGAAGCTTTTTATAGTGAAAAAGATCTTAATGAATCTATTCTGAATAAATGGCATATATGGCTCGAACATTATAGTAATAGAATAAATCAAGAAACACTAACCGATGATGAAAGAAAGCTCTTTATGAATTTGGTAAATCCCAAATATGTATTGCGAAATTATATGGCGCAGTTGAGTATTGATGAGGCCGATAAAGGAGATTATTCTTTACTGAATGAATTGTTTGAATTGCTTAAAAAACCTTATGATGAACAGCCAGAAAATCAAAAATGGTTTGCCAAAAGACCCGATTGGGCCAGAGATAAAGTAGGTTGCTCAATGTTAAGCTGCAGTTCTTAAATGTTTTTTTGTGTTAAATCTCAGGTTCTGAATCGGGCTCGGGTTCAATTTCTTTATTTATAATGTGAATATCCTGTTGTGAAAATGGTATGACAATATTGTTTTCTTTTAATGTTTTGTCAATAGCAATTATCATTTCACTCCTTGTTTCATTATCAAAATCAAAGTGGCTAATCCAGTATTTCAGAACTAAGTCAATCGAACTGTCACCAAATCTGGTAAACCAAATTGCAGGCATCGGTTTCATAAGTACATTTTCGTTTTTTTCAAGGATTTCAAAAAGTAATTTTTTGGTCAATTCTAAGTCGGTTCCGTAGGCTACACCAAATCGAATTTCTGATCTGCGACTACTGCTTCCAAGAGTCCAATTGGTTAAATTTTGATTTAATAATTCTCCGTTTGGAATGATTACATCGGCTCCGTCAAATGTTGTGACCACGCTACTTCTAATGCCGATTGATTTCATTTTTCCGGATTGTGTGCCAACTTCTATAATGTCGTCCAAACTCACTGGTTTTTCAAAAGCAATGATTAATCCACTTATTAGATTGTTCACGAGGCTTTGCATACCAAAACCAATACCAACTCCCAATGCACTAATGATTAAGGTTATTTTGTCCAAAGGAATTCCAGCAGATGCAAAAGCAAGTAAAACGCCTAAAGTCACAATGGTTATTCGGGATAGAAATAACCAGCTTCCAAAATTTTTGGTTTTGTTTTTATTTTTGATGATTTGATTGTCTGATGCCAAAAAAGAAACTACTCTTGCAAGGAAACTGGACAATAGAATCACAACAATGAATGTTAGAATATTTTCAAATGTGAACGTGATGTTTCCAATGCTTCTAGGCTCGGATATGGTATTTCTGAAAGGATCAACGAAATTTTGGAAGGTATACGTGTTTCTTATCATCAACAAAAACCAGCAGAGAAAGAGAATTAGATAAAAACCAAGGGTAAATTGATGGGGAATACCGTTTAGAGTTTTCTTCGGTTCATCTTCATCATCAGCTTCCAGAATTTTGGATATCAAATTAATTTCTTTGACTATAATAAAGGTGCTGTAGAGAGAAAACACCACTATAATAGTATAAACTGCTTTTGTCATTAAAAATTTACCTAAATTATAATGGCCGTTTAGCAAATAATAGAAGGAAAAGAATTGAAAGATGGTTGCTATAATGATATACCAGAAATAAACTTTTCTTTGAATTTGTGCCCTGTTCTTGAATGCATAAACACCTATTCCGATTCCTAAACAATTAATCGCCAAAATTAAAAAGGACTCACCAACAAAGTGAATTAAAATTATAATGTCAAAAAAGGCAACCAAATTCAATAGAAAAATTGCTACCCAAATTTTCCAAATAAAAGTATTAATCGATTTCCACATCATTATAGTCAATGCAATGGTCGATATTGTCCAAGCTATAATTGAAAAAATAAGCGGTGGCATAGGAAGAACGAATTGGTACAAATTCAGGACAGCCAAAAGGGCGGTTGCAATAGGGCTGTTTAGAATATATATATTAAATAACATATTTTTTTCATATCCCAAATCAAGGAATTTTCTCTTTTGCAATTTAAAATATACTGCTGTGCCGATTATTAGAATCAGCATCATTAGAATCGAATTTTTATTGTTTATCAAATAAAAATATAGTACCAAATAGTTGGTTTTTAATGAAAAGGTCAGAGGGTCTTCAATCATTAACTTTTTAATGTCAAGGCGTTCAAAAACAGGAACTTTTTTTGTGAATAATTGATCCACTTCTAATTTCCGGAGTCTGTCATTTTCAATTATGTCGGACTCAATTTTAAATTTTAATTGGTCACCCATAATCTCCAATGTTTGGATACTATCTACTGCATTTTTTAACCTTTCAGAGATTAGATTGATGTCGGTGTTCATCTTTAGAGATTGCAGACGGTAAATTTCCCTAGCAACGGAATCGATTGGGACATAATATAGATTTTTTTCAGCTACCAAGGAATCAATTTTTTCTTGTGTTCTGCTTAACTGCTGATTTTCAACGCTTATTTTTTTTAAGCGATTGCTGGTACGTTTCAATAATTCGTCAAGTAAGATGGAAGTTGAGCTAAGATTTCTGTCAGTCATTACTCTGAATTTTTTTCCAACAATTCCCTTAACGGCAAATTCTTCCCATTCTTTCAATTGATGGATTTCTGCAGTAATGTCCTTATAAGCATATCCTCTTGTTAATAGAAATTTTGCATTTTGGACTTCTAATTCAATTAAATTGAAGATTCTATTTTGTTTTTGGACTTTTTGATAGTTTATGTATTTCTCCTGTCTCGCTTTCTTCTCATTTTCTGCTTTGCTTTCAAGCATAAGCTGGTTTATTCTATTTTTGATTCCAATTTCTTTAACAATGGAATCCATTTCCTTTTTTGGGGTTTGGGCAGCAGTAGAAAGGAAGGAAATTAGAGCAAAAAAAACGAAAATAGATTTCCAACTATTGCCGTTATTTTTTTTGGTAGCGTTTATATGTTGAAAGGTAAAATTTAACATGGGCTATAGTATGTTTTTTTTTTGCATTAATTTTTTAAGAAATTAGTGTTTTAGAAACGTATTTGTAGGAATTTAAAAAAAGGGCACAATATTTATTCATCTTTTGAATCAACAGAATTACTAAAATAGTATTGCCAATACTTGTTCTTCTTACTGTTTAAATTGAAGATTAATAGATGGTTGTATGTCAAATTTAACAAAAAAATATTAATTTTTTGACAGCTGTCCCTAAAAAATAGTTTGTTATGTTGAGAGTGAATTTTTATAAATCTTAGGCATAAAAAAACCTGAACTTTCATTCAGGTTTCTATTTTATCATTTTCCTATCTCTTGAATCGAGTCCGATTCATAAATTATAAATCCTTTGTTGTCTTGTTGAGCTATTGCAAAAAGAGCCTTGGCAACTTTGGCACTTTCTATAGGTTTGTATTTTTTCATATTTCCAACAAACATAAAAGAGAATGCTTTCATGAAAAAAGTGCCTACTTTTTCACCTAATCTGAATTCTGTTCGATTGCCTAAAAGGAGTGAGGGTCTTAGAATGCTTACTTTTTCAAGTGTTGAAAATTTAAGAAAATTCTCAATTTCACCTTTCGTTTTCAAATAAAAATTAGATGAAGTTGCGTCTGCTCCAAGTGAAGATATAATCAGAAACTGGTTTATTTTTTTTTCTGCAGCAATTTTTGCGAACTGCATTGGATACTCATAATCGACTTTTCGAAAAGCTTCTTTGCTTCCAGCTTTGTTTATGGTTGTTCCAATGGTGCAAAAGAAATCATCACCTTCAATCAAATCGTGATAATTTTCGGGTTTGTCAAAATCAATAATGTGTTGCTTTAATTTAGGGTGTTGAATACCTGTATCTCTTTTTACGAAAGTGATAATCTTTGAATATTGATCACTTTCCAAAAGAAGTTGTAGTAATTGTGAACCGATAAGTCCAGTGCTACCTATTATTAAAGCTGTTTTCAAAATGGATTACGATTTTTTGTTTTTTCCAAAGTTATATTTAACTTTCTCTACAACTGGTGTTTTTGAATTCCCTTTTGGGTATTGTTTTTTTGCAGGTTTTTTTGCCGTACTAGATTTTCCAGGAGCTTGATCACCTCTTGCTCTTTCTTCATCTTTTGCTTTTGGTTTAAATTCAGCTCTTTTTGAATCACTTTCTTTTGCTGGAATTTGAGCTTTGTGTTTGGCCAAAACATCATTCGGGTTTTTAGGATTTTCTTTGGTTCCTCTCAAGTGAATTACCAATCCGTTTAGGAAATTACGTAAAACCTGATCTCCGCATTCCATGTAATTTTCGTGTTTTTCATCACGGAAAAAAGCACCCAATTCTGATTTTGTAATTCTAAAATCTACCAATTCCAAAATTTCCACTATTTGATCATCGCGTAACATCAAGGCTACTCGAAGTTTTTTGAATATATCGTTATTTGTCATTTTTTAACTATTTAAAACGCAAAGGTAAGCATTTACAAAATGAATTTCTTGATATTGTTTTCTTGACTGTAAAAACACTTTGTCAATTATTTGAAATTAGATTTAAATTCAATTATTTTTGGGATATAATAATTTGAATTATTTTCTAAAATTGTTTAACTATCTATTATAATAGTGTATCAAAGATTATTGTGAATTATGAAGAAAATTTTAATGAGTTTCGTTCTCTTTTTTGGTTTACTGTTTGCTCAAGCCCAGTCAGGTCATGAAATCAAGATTAATTTGCAGCATTGTAAAGATACCGTTGCTTATCTAGCCTTTTACCAATTTGATAAGTTGTACATTTCGGATACCTGCAAAAAAGTGGTGAACGGGAATATTGTTTTCAAAGGGAAGAATAATTTAGACAAAGGTGTTTATTTTTTACTCAGTCAGGAAAAAGGAAATTATTTTGATTTCATTATAGACGAACAAACCCAAAAACAACAAATCAATTCAGATAAAACCGATTTACTCGATAATTTAAAGGCCGTTAATTCCAAGCAAAATGAAAATTTCTTTAACTACATTCGTTTTGTGACAACCAAAAATAAAGAATTTGAGAGTTATAAAAAATCAGTGAAAGAACAGAGAAAATCTGATTCTACAGTACTTCTAACCAAGGAATTCAAAGTCTTGAATGAGGCTATTCTGGAAAATGATTTGAACACTATTGCTCAAAACAAGGGAAACTATCTTTCCGAAATAATCAATTTAAAGACTGAAAAAGTAGCCAAGGACATTCCTAAAGCCACTAACGGAAGACCAGATAGTATTTTTGCCTATAACTATTATAAAAAACATTTTTGGGATGGCGTAAATTTCCAAGACGATGCCATGTTACGCAACCCATTTTTTGCCAATAAAATCAAGCAATATTTTAATTCGGTTGTGGTACAACATCCCGATTCGATTTGTGTGGAGATTGATCGTATGATGCTCAAAACGAAACAAGGCACCAAAATGAATATGCTTTTATTGGCCTATTTTACTTCAACATATGAAATTCCAAAAATTATGGGAATGGACAAGGTGTTTGTTTATATGGTAGATAATTATTTTAAAACGGGTAAAGCCAAGGGGGTTTATGATGACAGTGTGATTAAACTTATCATAAACAGAGGCAATATTTTAGCACCATTACAACTAGGAAAGGCAGCGCCAGAGCTCTATATGATAGACATTCCGGGTCATGATAAAATTGCAAAAATGGGTTTTGATACCGCTAAAACAAGTGAGGAAATCACCAAAATCTATTATGATAATAAAACCGAAATTGAACAATCCTATGTGACTTTGTCGAGTATAAAAGCCGATTATTTGATACTTCTTTTTTGGGATGTGGACTGTGGGCATTGCCAAAAGGAAGTGCCGAAAATTCTCGAAATGTACCACGATATGCTGAAAGAAAAGAAAGATGTCAAAGTTTTCGGGGTTTATACCCAAAATGAATTCGATAAATACAAAAAATACATTATTGACAACAAAATAGATTGGATTAATGTCTATGACGGCGTCCATATCAATAATCTAAAGGATAAATACGATGTTGTGACAACGCCCGTGATTTATATTCTGGATAAAAATAAAGTCATCAAAGCTAAAGGAATTGGTTCTGAAGCCATAAAAAGCATTATTACTCAAATGGAAAAAGAATATTCTAAAAAATAAAGATTTAAGATTTTTGATTAAAGATTTAAGATTTTTGATGTGTGTTTCTAAAAGCAAAAATCTTAAATCGTTAATCTGCAATCATAAATATCAATACCCTAACCAAAGTAAAGCATCTGTAAAACCATCTCTCCATAACTTCTCATTGTGATGTCCTCCTTTTACAATTACTTTTTTGTTTAAATGCAGACAGTAGCAACGGTTTGTATTTAACAGAGTTTCCATATGATTCAGGTCGGTTACCATACTGTCATCATCCCCTTCAGAATCACCGCATAGAAAGTAGATTTTAGCCTTAATTTTTTTACTGTTTGTCATATAATCATTTATATCCTTTCGGTTAATCCAAAAAGCTGGAGAAAAGACACCCGCTTTTCCAAAAACTTTAGGGTATTTTATAACGGCATAAAATGAAGTCAAACCACCCAGAGAACTTCCCATAATAGTAGTGTTTTTGGCATTGGCTTTAGTTCGGTATTTTTTGTCAATTTCAGGCTTTAGGGTGTTAACAATAAATTCGAGATATTTATCTGCATTTCCGCCACCGTATTTTTCGTTTTTATAGGGAGTCAGTTCTTCTAATCGTTTTTCACCACCGTTTTCAATTCCTACCACAATTACTTGTGCACTCAAGCTGTCTAGTTTTTCGTCCACATTCCATTCTCCTGCAAAAGAAGTCTTGGCATCAAATAAATTCTGGGCGTCATGCATGTAAATGACGGGATATTTTTTGGTCGAAGTTTCGTAATTTTTGGGTAAGTACAACCAAATTTTTCTGCTTGTTTTTAGTTGAGGAGCTTCCATGGTAAAAGTGGAAACCTGTTTGGAAGCAGTATTCTCCTGGGCAGATGTTTTACTAAGAAATAAAAATAGCGGAATTAGGTAAATTAACTTCAAGGTGATTTTATTTTAAGATTTAAAAAAAAAGAATATTTTAGCTAAAATAAATAATTAGATGAACACACACGTAGAAAAGATCAATTTGTTGTCTGAAATGATTGCATTTTCAGTTGTTGATGGCCGATTACATGAGCGCGAATATCAATTTGTTTGGATTGTTGCCCAAGAATTAGGAATCAGTAGAAAAGAGTTCAAAGATTTATTTAATCAAGAATTACCAACTGGTGTTATAAAATCAGAATTTGAAAGGATTCAGCAATTTTATCGTTTGGCATTATTGATGCATGTTGATGGTGTTTTGCATCAAAAAGAAGAAGAAGCTATTCGTCAAATTGCCATCAATATGGGATTAAATCCAAGTGCTACCAATCGTATTCTAAAATTAATGAAAGCATCTCCCAATACTATGATTCCTCCAGAAGTATTATTGGATCATTTTCAGGAACAACATAATTAATGATTTTTTGCTTGTAAAGCTTTAATCTCATCACGCAGTTTCGCAGCTTGCATAAAGTCCAAATCTTTTGCTGATTTTTCCATTGCTTTTCGTTTTTCGCGAATGAGTTTTTCCAAATCAGGTTTGGACATATAGGCAGTTTCTGGTTCGGCGGCAACATTCATAATGTGCCCCAATTCATACTCCACCAATTTGTTGTTGGTAAAGGCGCTTTCGATTTTTTTATTTAAAGCTTGAGGAACTACATTATTCTCTAAGTTAAAATTAATTTGCTTTGTTCTTCTGTAATTTGTTTCATCAATCGTTTTTTGCATACTATTGGTGATTTTATCAGCATACATTATGGCTTTTCCGTTTAAGTTTCTTGCGGCACGACCTATGGTTTGTGTTAGTGAGCGATGGCTTCTTAAGAATCCTTCCTTGTCTGCATCGAGTATGGCTACTAATGATACCTCGGGTAAATCCAATCCTTCTCTTAGTAAATTCACTCCAATTAAAACATCAAATAATCCTTTTCGTAAATCCTGCATGATTTCGATGCGTTCCAGTGTGTCTACATCGGAGTGAATGTAGCGACAACGAATGGATACTTTAGTCAGGTATTTGGCTAGTTCTTCCGCCATTCTTTTGGTTAAAGTTGTCACCAAAACTCTTTCGTCCAATTCGCAACGGAGTTGAATTTCTTCGATCAAATCATCAATTTGGTTCAAGCTAGGACGAATTTCTATTATTGGATCCAATAAACCTGTTGGGCGTATCACTTGTTCAACATATACACCATCACATTTTTGCAATTCATAGTCGGCAGGAGTGGCAGAAACATAGATGACTTGGTTTTGCATTGCCTCAAATTCGTCAAATTTTAATGGACGATTGTCCATTGCGGCCGGCAGTCGGAATCCATACTCCACTAAATTTTCTTTTCGACTTCTGTCTCCTCCATACATCGCTTGTACTTGTGAAATGGTTACGTGGCTTTCATCAACGACCATCAAAAAATCTTTTGGAAAATAGTCCAATAAACAGAAAGGTCTCGATCCTGCTTCTCTTCCGTCCAAATAGCGTGAATAGTTTTCGATACCAGAACAATAGCCCAATTCCCGAATCATTTCGAGATCAAAATTGGTGCGTTCTTCGAGCCTTTTGGCTTCAAGATGTTTGCCTATTTCCTTGAAATAATCAACTTGTTTGACCAAATCCTGTTGTATCTCCCAAATCGCATTTTGCAACACATCAGGAGAGGTTACAAACATATTGGCGGGATATATAGTGAGTTTTTCGTATCGTTCAATGACTTTGGACGTTTTGACATCGAAGCTTTCTATTTCTTCTATTTCGTCTCCAAAAAAGTGAATTCTAAATGCATCATCCGCATAACTTGGATATACTTCAACCGTATCGCCTTTTATGCGAAAATTTCCGGGAGTAAAATCGGCTTCGGTTCTGGAATACAGACTTTGAACCAAACTTTTCAATAATTTGGTTCGGGAAATCATTTGATTTTTCTCTACAGCAATAACGTTCTTTTGAAATTCAACGGGATTTCCGATACCGTAGATACAAGAAACGGAAGCAATGACTATTATGTCTCTTCGACCAGAAAGAAGGGAAGAGGTGGTGCTTAATCGCATTTTTTCCAGTTCTTCATTGATGGACAAATCTTTCTCGATGAAAACGCCGGTGACTGGCATAAAAGCTTCGGGTTGGTAATAATCGTAATAGGATACGAAATATTCCACGGCATTATTGGGGAAAAACTGTTTGAACTCCGAATATAATTGTGCAGCTAAGGTTTTGTTGTGTGCCAAAACTAAAGTGGGACGTTGTATTTCCTGTATAACATTGGCCACCGTAAATGTTTTTCCGGAACCGGTAACCCCAAGCAAAGTTTGGAATTGTTCACCATCCAGCAAGCCTTGAGTTAATTTTTCAATGGCCTGTGGTTGATCCCCTTTGGGTTGGTATTCGGATATGACTTGGAAATTCATTTGTTTAATATTTTCAATCGTTTAGGATCTTGTCTCGTATCCCAAACGGATAGAATTATAATGTGAGTTTTATTTATTTCATAGAAAACATAATAGTTTTCAATTAATAAACCGCGAACATTTATGAAATCGGTTTTTTTGCCAATATTTGGTTGTTGGAGAAGTATTTTTAATCCGG carries:
- a CDS encoding mechanosensitive ion channel family protein, coding for MDSIVKEIGIKNRINQLMLESKAENEKKARQEKYINYQKVQKQNRIFNLIELEVQNAKFLLTRGYAYKDITAEIHQLKEWEEFAVKGIVGKKFRVMTDRNLSSTSILLDELLKRTSNRLKKISVENQQLSRTQEKIDSLVAEKNLYYVPIDSVAREIYRLQSLKMNTDINLISERLKNAVDSIQTLEIMGDQLKFKIESDIIENDRLRKLEVDQLFTKKVPVFERLDIKKLMIEDPLTFSLKTNYLVLYFYLINNKNSILMMLILIIGTAVYFKLQKRKFLDLGYEKNMLFNIYILNSPIATALLAVLNLYQFVLPMPPLIFSIIAWTISTIALTIMMWKSINTFIWKIWVAIFLLNLVAFFDIIILIHFVGESFLILAINCLGIGIGVYAFKNRAQIQRKVYFWYIIIATIFQFFSFYYLLNGHYNLGKFLMTKAVYTIIVVFSLYSTFIIVKEINLISKILEADDEDEPKKTLNGIPHQFTLGFYLILFLCWFLLMIRNTYTFQNFVDPFRNTISEPRSIGNITFTFENILTFIVVILLSSFLARVVSFLASDNQIIKNKNKTKNFGSWLFLSRITIVTLGVLLAFASAGIPLDKITLIISALGVGIGFGMQSLVNNLISGLIIAFEKPVSLDDIIEVGTQSGKMKSIGIRSSVVTTFDGADVIIPNGELLNQNLTNWTLGSSSRRSEIRFGVAYGTDLELTKKLLFEILEKNENVLMKPMPAIWFTRFGDSSIDLVLKYWISHFDFDNETRSEMIIAIDKTLKENNIVIPFSQQDIHIINKEIEPEPDSEPEI
- a CDS encoding NAD(P)H-binding protein; this translates as MKTALIIGSTGLIGSQLLQLLLESDQYSKIITFVKRDTGIQHPKLKQHIIDFDKPENYHDLIEGDDFFCTIGTTINKAGSKEAFRKVDYEYPMQFAKIAAEKKINQFLIISSLGADATSSNFYLKTKGEIENFLKFSTLEKVSILRPSLLLGNRTEFRLGEKVGTFFMKAFSFMFVGNMKKYKPIESAKVAKALFAIAQQDNKGFIIYESDSIQEIGK
- a CDS encoding DUF1456 family protein, whose amino-acid sequence is MTNNDIFKKLRVALMLRDDQIVEILELVDFRITKSELGAFFRDEKHENYMECGDQVLRNFLNGLVIHLRGTKENPKNPNDVLAKHKAQIPAKESDSKRAEFKPKAKDEERARGDQAPGKSSTAKKPAKKQYPKGNSKTPVVEKVKYNFGKNKKS
- a CDS encoding thioredoxin-like domain-containing protein — protein: MKKILMSFVLFFGLLFAQAQSGHEIKINLQHCKDTVAYLAFYQFDKLYISDTCKKVVNGNIVFKGKNNLDKGVYFLLSQEKGNYFDFIIDEQTQKQQINSDKTDLLDNLKAVNSKQNENFFNYIRFVTTKNKEFESYKKSVKEQRKSDSTVLLTKEFKVLNEAILENDLNTIAQNKGNYLSEIINLKTEKVAKDIPKATNGRPDSIFAYNYYKKHFWDGVNFQDDAMLRNPFFANKIKQYFNSVVVQHPDSICVEIDRMMLKTKQGTKMNMLLLAYFTSTYEIPKIMGMDKVFVYMVDNYFKTGKAKGVYDDSVIKLIINRGNILAPLQLGKAAPELYMIDIPGHDKIAKMGFDTAKTSEEITKIYYDNKTEIEQSYVTLSSIKADYLILLFWDVDCGHCQKEVPKILEMYHDMLKEKKDVKVFGVYTQNEFDKYKKYIIDNKIDWINVYDGVHINNLKDKYDVVTTPVIYILDKNKVIKAKGIGSEAIKSIITQMEKEYSKK
- a CDS encoding alpha/beta hydrolase, giving the protein MKLIYLIPLFLFLSKTSAQENTASKQVSTFTMEAPQLKTSRKIWLYLPKNYETSTKKYPVIYMHDAQNLFDAKTSFAGEWNVDEKLDSLSAQVIVVGIENGGEKRLEELTPYKNEKYGGGNADKYLEFIVNTLKPEIDKKYRTKANAKNTTIMGSSLGGLTSFYAVIKYPKVFGKAGVFSPAFWINRKDINDYMTNSKKIKAKIYFLCGDSEGDDDSMVTDLNHMETLLNTNRCYCLHLNKKVIVKGGHHNEKLWRDGFTDALLWLGY
- a CDS encoding TerB family tellurite resistance protein, which gives rise to MNTHVEKINLLSEMIAFSVVDGRLHEREYQFVWIVAQELGISRKEFKDLFNQELPTGVIKSEFERIQQFYRLALLMHVDGVLHQKEEEAIRQIAINMGLNPSATNRILKLMKASPNTMIPPEVLLDHFQEQHN
- the uvrB gene encoding excinuclease ABC subunit UvrB; translated protein: MNFQVISEYQPKGDQPQAIEKLTQGLLDGEQFQTLLGVTGSGKTFTVANVIQEIQRPTLVLAHNKTLAAQLYSEFKQFFPNNAVEYFVSYYDYYQPEAFMPVTGVFIEKDLSINEELEKMRLSTTSSLLSGRRDIIVIASVSCIYGIGNPVEFQKNVIAVEKNQMISRTKLLKSLVQSLYSRTEADFTPGNFRIKGDTVEVYPSYADDAFRIHFFGDEIEEIESFDVKTSKVIERYEKLTIYPANMFVTSPDVLQNAIWEIQQDLVKQVDYFKEIGKHLEAKRLEERTNFDLEMIRELGYCSGIENYSRYLDGREAGSRPFCLLDYFPKDFLMVVDESHVTISQVQAMYGGDRSRKENLVEYGFRLPAAMDNRPLKFDEFEAMQNQVIYVSATPADYELQKCDGVYVEQVIRPTGLLDPIIEIRPSLNQIDDLIEEIQLRCELDERVLVTTLTKRMAEELAKYLTKVSIRCRYIHSDVDTLERIEIMQDLRKGLFDVLIGVNLLREGLDLPEVSLVAILDADKEGFLRSHRSLTQTIGRAARNLNGKAIMYADKITNSMQKTIDETNYRRTKQINFNLENNVVPQALNKKIESAFTNNKLVEYELGHIMNVAAEPETAYMSKPDLEKLIREKRKAMEKSAKDLDFMQAAKLRDEIKALQAKNH
- a CDS encoding type II toxin-antitoxin system RelE/ParE family toxin, which encodes MVARRIVWTSSAKLQLKAIFEYFNFRNKSKFYSLKLNTLIQTGLKILLQQPNIGKKTDFINVRGLLIENYYVFYEINKTHIIILSVWDTRQDPKRLKILNK